Proteins encoded within one genomic window of Papio anubis isolate 15944 chromosome X, Panubis1.0, whole genome shotgun sequence:
- the PABPC1L2A gene encoding polyadenylate-binding protein 1-like 2, whose product MASLYVGDLHPEVTEAMLYEKFSPAGPILSIRICRDKITRRSLGYAYVNYQQPVDAKRALETLNFDVIKGRPVRIMWSQRDPSLRKSGVGNVFIKNLGKTIDNKALYNIFSAFGNILSCKVACDEKGPKGYGFVHFQKQESAERAIDVMNGMFLNYRKIFVGRFKSHKEREAERGAWARQSTSADVKDFEEDTDEEATLR is encoded by the coding sequence ATGGCCTCCCTGTACGTGGGCGACCTGCACCCTGAGGTGACCGAGGCAATGCTGTACGAGAAATTCAGTCCAGCTGGGCCCATCCTCTCCATCCGCATCTGCAGGGACAAGATCACCCGCCGCTCATTGGGCTACGCATATGTCAACTACCAGCAACCGGTGGACGCCAAGCGGGCCCTGGAGACCCTGAACTTTGATGTCATAAAGGGCAGGCCAGTGCGCATCATGTGGTCCCAGAGGGACCCGTCGCTCCGCAAGAGCGGGGTGGGCAACGTCTTCATCAAGAATCTGGGCAAGACCATCGACAACAAGGCGCTGTACAACATCTTCTCGGCGTTCGGCAACATCCTTTCCTGCAAAGTGGCCTGTGACGAAAAGGGGCCCAAGGGCTACGGGTTCGTGCACTTCCAAAAGCAGGAATCCGCGGAGCGGGCCATCGACGTGATGAATGGCATGTTCCTGAACTACCGCAAAATTTTCGTCGGGAGATTCAAGTCGCATAAAGAACGAGAGGCCGAAAGGGGAGCCTGGGCCAGGCAGTCCACTAGTGCTGACGTCAAGGATTTCGAGGAAGACACCGACGAGGAGGCCACCTTGCGATGA